In a genomic window of Balaenoptera ricei isolate mBalRic1 chromosome 3, mBalRic1.hap2, whole genome shotgun sequence:
- the GMIP gene encoding GEM-interacting protein — translation MDSTEPGLPSAPESRKRYSDIFRSLDNLEISLGNVTLEMLAGDPVLSGDPEPDKTPTATLTSETNRWSGPSPEDPAPLTGEELDLRLIRTKGGVDAALEYAKTWSRYAKELLAWTEKRASHELEFAKNIMKIAEAGKVSIHQQSHMPLQYIYTLFLEHDLSLGALAMETVAQQKRDYYQPLAAKRTEIEKWRKEFKEQWMKEQKRMNEAVQALRRAQLQYVQRSEDLRVRSQASPEDPAPQAQPGPNKQQERRRRSREEAQAKAQEAEALYQACVREANVRQQDLEAAKQRIVSHVRKLVLQGDEVLRRVTLGLFGLRGAQAERGPRAFAALAECCAPFEPGQRYQEFVRALRPDAPPPPPPAFSFQEFTHSSPLDTRKKLSGAPPPPLDESAAEPGPWEDTGTGWQGTLGPTLASDVDSMGGGSESRSQDSPTSSPGSGTRRLVKVSSTGTESSDDFEERDPDLGDGLENGPGTPFKKWTLSNAAQTHRLRRLRGPAKCRECEAFMVSGTECEECFLTCHKRCLETLLILCGHKRLPARTPLFGVNFLQLPRDFPEEVPLVITRCTTEIEQRALSVQGIYRVSGSRVRVERLCQAFENGRALVDLSGNSPHDVSSVLKRFLQELTDPVVPFHLYDAFISLAKTLHADPGHDPGTPSPSPEVIRSLKTLLVQLPDSNYNTLRHLVAHLFRVAAQYEENKMSANNLGIVFGPTLLRLPDGPGVASAGPVTCLLDSVHQAQLIEFLIVHYEQIFGIDDLLLATEPLPRDPSPPPTTLPTSPQPPHSQPALDALPIFLASDPNPDTMPLSALEKHPETTPTEIPTLQRDQEEEVTKDTKNEGEEVSSQGPEDSPLGTQSRGHFSRQPVKYPRGGVRPVTHQLSCLALVASKLCEETPVTSVPQGSLRRPRPGPAATSREGSPLRRTPLPKHFEITQETARLLSKLHNEPVPKATCCPGTQPEEAEDHF, via the exons CTGCACCCCTTACAG GGGAGGAACTGGACTTGCGGCTCATTCGGACCAAGGGGGGTGTGGATGCAGCCCTGGAGTATGCTAAGACCTGGAGCCGCTACGCCAAGGAGCTGCTGGCCTGGACTGAGAAGAGAGCCAGCCATG aGCTGGAGTTTGCCAAAAACATCATGAAGATTGCTGAGGCTGGCAAGGTGTCCATCCACCAGCAG agCCACATGCCACTGCAGTACATCTACACCCTGTTTCTGGAGCACGATCTCAGCCTGGGAGCCCTGGCCATGGAGACAGTGGCCCAGCAGAAAAGAGACTACTACCAG cccctggctgcCAAACGGACTGAGATTGAGAAGTGGCGGAAGGAGTTTAAAGAGCAGTGGATGAAAGAACAGAAGCGGATG AACGAGGCGGTGCAGGCACTGCGGCGGGCCCAGCTCCAGTATGTGCAGCGCAGCGAGGACCTCCGGGTGCGCTCCCAGGCGTCCCCCGAAGACCCGGCCCCCCAGGCCCAGCCGGGACCCAACAAGCAGCAGGAGCGGCGGCGGCGCTCGCGAGAGGAGGCCCAGGCCAAG GCGCAGGAGGCCGAGGCGCTGTACCAGGCCTGCGTCCGCGAGGCCAATGTGCGGCAGCAGGACCTGGAGGCCGCCAAGCAGCGGATCGTATCACACGTGCGCAAACTGGTGCTGCAGGGGGACGAAGTGCTGAGGCGG GTGACCCTGGGATTGTTCGGGCTGCGAGGGGCTCAGGCAGAACGCGGCCCCCGCGCCTTCGCCGCCCTGGCCGAGTGCTGCGCGCCCTTTGAGCCGGGCCAGCGATACCAGGAGTTCGTGAGGGCGCTGCGGCCCGacgccccgccgcccccgccacCAGCCTTCTCTTTCCAGGAGTTCACGCACAG TTCCCCTCTGGACACAAGAAAGAAGCTCTCTGGAGCCCCACCTCCACCGCTGGATGAGAGTGCAGCTGAGCCAGGCCCTTGGGAGGACACTGGCACAGGCTGGCAGG GAACTCTGGGCCCCACTCTGGCCAGTGATGTGGACAGCATGGGTGGTGGCAGCGAGTCTCGGTCCCAGGACTCTCCCACTTCCAGCCCAG GCTCTGGCACGAGGCGGCTGGTGAAGGTCTCATCCACAGGCACCGAATCTTCAGATGACTTTGAGGAGCGAGACCCTG ACCTGGGAGATGGGCTGGAGAACGGGCCAGGCACCCCGTTCAAGAAGTGGACACTGTCCAATGCGGCCCAGACCCACCGGCTGCGGCGGCTGCGGGGCCCAGCCAAGTGCCGAGAGTGCGAGGCTTTCATGGTCAGCGGAACCGAGTGCGAGGAG TGCTTTCTGACCTGCCACAAGCGCTGCCTCGAGACTCTACTGATCCTTTGCGGACATAAGCGGCTCCCAGCCCGGACCCCCCTCTTTGGGGTCAACTTCCTGCAATTGCCCAGGGACTTCCCGGAGGAGGTGCCCCTTGTGATCACCAGGTGCACCACCGAGATAGAACAGCGCGCCCTGAGTGTGCAG GGCATTTATAGGGTCAGCGGGTCCCGGGTCCGCGTGGAACGGCTGTGCCAGGCTTTTGAGAACGGCCGAGCATTGGTTGACCTGTCAGGGAACTCGCCTCACGATGTCTCGAGTGTTCTCAAGCGATTCCTCCAGGAG CTCACTGACCCCGTGGTCCCCTTCCACCTCTACGACGCCTTCATCTCTCTGGCTAAGACCCTGCATGCAGACCCTGGGCACGACCCTgggacccccagccccagccctgaggTTATCCGCTCGCTGAAGACCCTCTTGGTGCAGCTGCCTGACTCTAACTACAACACCCTGCGGCACCTGGTGGCCCATCTATTCAG GGTGGCTGCACAGTATGAGGAGAACAAGATGTCTGCCAACAACCTGGGCATTGTGTTTGGGCCGACACTGTTGCGGCTGCCGGACGGTCCAGGGGTAGCCAGCGCCGGCCCTGTCACCTGCCTGCTAGACTCCGTGCACCAGGCCCAGCTCATCGAGTTCCTCATTGTACACTATGAGCAGATCTTCGGGATTGATGACCTCCTCCTGGCCACTGAGCCCCTGCCCCGagaccccagcccaccccctACGACCCTCCCAACCAGCCCCCAGCCACCACACTCACAACCTGCCCTGGACGCCCTGCCCATATTCCTAGCCTCGGACCCCAACCCAGACACCATGCCCCTTAGTGCCCTGGAGAAGCATCCCGAGACCACGCCCACAGAG ATTCCAACTCTCCAGAGGGACCAGGAAGAGGAAGTAACCAAAGACACCAaaaatgagggagaggaag TGTCCAGCCAAGGCCCTGAGGACTCACCCCTGGGGACACAGTCCCGTGGCCACTTCAGCCGCCAGCCAGTGAAGTATCCCCGGGGGGGTGTACGGCCTGTCACCCACCAGCTGTCCTGCTTGGCCCTGGTGGCTTCCAAATTGTGCGAGGAGACCCCTGTCACATCAGTGCCCCAAGGGAGCTTGCGGAGGCCAAGACCCGGCCCTGCCGCCACCTCCCGTGAGGGCAGCCCTCTGCGCCGCACCCCACTGCCCAAGCATTTTGAGATCACGCAGGAGACGGCCCGGCTACTCTCCAAGCTGCACAACGAGCCTGTGCCCAAGGCCACCTGCTGCCCAGGCACCCAGCCTGAGGAAGCTGAGGACCATTTCTGA